One Thauera sp. K11 DNA window includes the following coding sequences:
- a CDS encoding polysaccharide deacetylase family protein, with product MSDGINILMYHQVGPFAQLEGAMAEHRSTYCRVERFAAQMAFLKRFGYAVLSMDQVLACVRGKAPIPPRAVALTFDDGYENFAAYAWPILRHHGFPAMVYLIAGLVGQPSRWFERDGRPTPPLMTADRIRQLRAEGCGFGGHSVDHVKLAEQDDATIRREVTDCKAMLGDLLGEPVRHFCYPFGSHDLRAVEACAEAGWATATTCERAPATTADDPLTLPRKAIAWGDSLFGVWWKIHVKNTPKRPPIRRAV from the coding sequence ATGAGCGACGGCATCAACATCCTCATGTACCACCAGGTCGGCCCGTTCGCGCAGCTGGAGGGCGCGATGGCCGAGCATCGCTCGACCTACTGCCGCGTCGAGCGCTTCGCCGCGCAGATGGCCTTCCTGAAGCGCTTCGGCTACGCGGTATTGTCGATGGACCAGGTACTCGCCTGCGTACGCGGCAAGGCTCCCATCCCGCCGCGCGCGGTGGCCCTGACCTTCGACGACGGCTACGAGAACTTCGCCGCATACGCCTGGCCCATCCTGCGCCACCACGGCTTTCCGGCCATGGTGTACCTGATCGCCGGCCTCGTCGGCCAGCCCTCGCGCTGGTTCGAGCGCGACGGCCGCCCCACCCCGCCGCTGATGACCGCCGACCGCATCCGCCAGTTGCGCGCCGAGGGCTGCGGCTTCGGCGGCCACTCGGTCGACCACGTCAAGCTCGCCGAGCAGGACGACGCCACGATCCGGCGCGAGGTCACCGACTGCAAGGCGATGCTGGGCGACCTGCTCGGCGAACCGGTGCGCCACTTCTGCTACCCCTTCGGCAGCCACGACCTGCGCGCCGTCGAAGCCTGCGCCGAAGCAGGCTGGGCTACCGCCACCACCTGCGAGCGCGCCCCGGCCACCACTGCCGACGACCCGCTCACGCTGCCGCGCAAGGCCATCGCCTGGGGCGATTCGCTGTTCGGCGTGTGGTGGAAGATCCATGTGAAGAACACGCCGAAGCGGCCGCCGATCAGGCGCGCGGTGTGA
- a CDS encoding glycosyltransferase translates to MSTLKSLHLIGSAQMGGAERWFTRFLSAMVRHGEPVEAVVRRGSELARHHLQDVPHRELGFRTVWDPLSRFEVSRLVAGSDAPIVQTYMGRATRLTHLRPGRGKVHLSRLGGYYKLTPFRHAHAWIGNTKGLCDWMIQGGLPAGRVFHITNFADPAKTVPQAELAALRERIGLRPGDWLMVTAGRLIDVKGHRFLVDAMGRLPAGIDGRRLRLVVLGDGGLREALEAQARQAGVADRILWAGWQQDPAPWFHVADMVVFPSRDAETLGNVILEAWAYGKPLVATAFRGAREIARHGEDAWVVPCDDGAALAQGMEHVIREPGLQRQMVANGLARIGRDFSEAAIIGQYRALYAQLLDNR, encoded by the coding sequence ATGAGCACGCTCAAATCCCTGCACCTGATCGGCAGCGCGCAGATGGGCGGCGCCGAGCGCTGGTTCACCCGCTTCCTGTCGGCCATGGTGCGCCACGGCGAGCCGGTCGAAGCCGTCGTGCGCCGCGGCTCCGAACTCGCCCGCCACCACCTGCAGGACGTGCCGCACCGGGAACTCGGCTTTCGCACGGTGTGGGACCCGCTGTCGCGCTTCGAGGTATCGCGCCTCGTCGCCGGCAGCGACGCCCCCATCGTGCAGACCTACATGGGCCGCGCCACCCGCCTCACCCACCTCAGGCCAGGGCGGGGCAAGGTCCACCTGTCGCGCCTGGGCGGCTACTACAAGCTCACGCCCTTCCGCCACGCCCACGCCTGGATCGGCAACACGAAGGGCCTGTGCGACTGGATGATCCAGGGCGGACTGCCGGCCGGGCGGGTGTTCCACATCACCAACTTCGCCGACCCCGCGAAGACGGTGCCACAGGCCGAACTGGCCGCGCTGCGCGAACGGATCGGCCTGCGGCCCGGCGACTGGCTGATGGTCACCGCCGGCCGCCTGATCGACGTGAAGGGCCACCGCTTCCTCGTCGATGCCATGGGCCGGCTGCCCGCCGGGATCGACGGCCGGCGGCTGCGCCTGGTCGTGCTCGGCGACGGCGGCCTGCGCGAGGCGCTCGAAGCCCAGGCGCGCCAGGCCGGCGTCGCCGACCGCATCCTGTGGGCCGGCTGGCAGCAGGACCCGGCACCGTGGTTCCACGTCGCCGACATGGTGGTGTTCCCCTCGCGCGATGCCGAAACGCTGGGCAACGTGATCCTCGAAGCCTGGGCCTACGGCAAGCCGCTGGTCGCCACCGCCTTTCGCGGCGCGCGCGAGATCGCCCGCCACGGCGAGGATGCCTGGGTCGTCCCGTGCGACGACGGCGCCGCGCTGGCGCAGGGCATGGAGCACGTGATCCGCGAGCCCGGGCTGCAGCGGCAGATGGTGGCGAACGGCCTGGCGCGCATCGGGCGCGACTTCTCCGAAGCTGCGATCATCGGCCAGTACCGTGCGCTGTACGCACAGTTGCTGGACAATCGCTGA
- a CDS encoding glycosyltransferase, whose amino-acid sequence MKVLHVESGRHLYGGAKQVLYILEGLARRGIDNLLACPPGAHIAEPAKAHAKVCELPMKGDADLGLVSRLKSLIAAERPDLVHLHSRRGADLLGGIAARLAGVPCVLSRRVDNPEARWVVALKYRLYDHVITISEGIRQVLLAEGLAPDKVSCVRSAVDATPYLHHCDKAAFRASLGLPADAPVAGMVAQLIPRKGHRYLLAALKEVLPRHPALQVLVFGRGPLEAELRQAIAGQGLAGNVRLMGFVDNLPEILGCLDLLVHPADMEGLGVSLLQASAARVPIIASRAGGMPEAVRDGVNGLLVEPGDMRQLAGAMDRLLGDPALRARMGEAGRTLVLGEFSVDAMCDGNLAIYRKVLAERRKT is encoded by the coding sequence ATGAAGGTCCTCCACGTCGAATCCGGCCGCCACCTGTACGGCGGCGCGAAACAGGTGCTGTACATCCTGGAGGGCCTGGCCCGCCGCGGCATCGACAACCTGCTCGCCTGCCCGCCCGGCGCCCACATCGCCGAGCCGGCGAAGGCGCATGCGAAGGTATGCGAACTGCCGATGAAGGGCGATGCCGACCTCGGCCTCGTCTCGCGCCTGAAGTCGCTGATCGCCGCCGAGCGCCCCGATCTCGTCCACCTCCACAGCCGCCGCGGCGCCGACCTGTTGGGGGGGATCGCCGCGCGGCTGGCCGGTGTGCCCTGCGTGCTGTCGCGGCGCGTCGACAACCCGGAGGCGCGCTGGGTCGTGGCGCTGAAATACCGCCTGTACGACCACGTGATCACCATCTCCGAAGGCATCCGCCAGGTGCTGCTGGCCGAGGGGCTGGCGCCGGACAAGGTCAGTTGCGTGCGCAGCGCAGTCGACGCCACCCCTTACCTGCATCACTGCGACAAGGCTGCGTTCCGCGCCTCGCTCGGCCTGCCCGCCGACGCACCGGTTGCCGGCATGGTGGCGCAACTGATCCCGCGCAAGGGCCACCGCTATCTGCTCGCCGCGCTGAAGGAGGTGCTGCCGCGCCACCCCGCGCTGCAGGTGCTCGTGTTCGGCCGCGGTCCGCTGGAGGCCGAACTGCGCCAGGCGATCGCCGGCCAGGGCCTGGCCGGCAACGTGCGCCTGATGGGTTTCGTCGACAACCTGCCCGAGATCCTCGGCTGCCTGGACCTGCTGGTCCATCCGGCCGACATGGAGGGCCTGGGCGTGTCGCTGCTGCAAGCCTCGGCCGCGCGGGTGCCCATCATCGCCAGCCGCGCCGGCGGCATGCCCGAGGCGGTGCGCGACGGCGTCAACGGCCTGCTGGTCGAACCCGGCGACATGCGGCAACTGGCCGGCGCGATGGACCGCCTGCTCGGCGATCCCGCGCTGCGGGCACGCATGGGCGAAGCCGGCCGCACGCTGGTGCTCGGCGAGTTCTCGGTGGATGCGATGTGCGACGGCAACCTCGCCATCTATCGCAAGGTACTGGCGGAAAGAAGGAAGACATGA
- a CDS encoding glycosyltransferase family 9 protein has protein sequence MVRPSPRPALDRLLIVRASAIGDVVFASPFAAAVKRTYPQAHVAWLVEPGIHELLAADPCIDELILWPKAEWRGLWREKRYLEFFRRIRAFRALLRAKRFDTAIDMQSLLKSGLLAWLSGAPRRIGLGSREGSRWLMTEVVPKGGIERRISSEYLYLAERLGLDTGEFLPRLCVSGETEAKVGALLAAHGLEPGRYAVFAPFTTRPQKHWFEDAWQALAPRVRDELGLTPVILGGPADRDAAQRIAAAAPGVLSLAGATRLPEAAGLIRHAGLLVGVDTGLTHMGTAFATPTVALFGSTRPYLDTGRPNGKVIWLGLPCSPCRRRPTCNGAFTCLRDITAGRVMQEARAVLAAERAA, from the coding sequence ATGGTGCGACCGAGCCCTCGACCCGCCCTGGACCGCCTGCTCATCGTCCGCGCCTCCGCCATCGGCGACGTCGTCTTCGCCTCCCCCTTCGCCGCCGCCGTCAAGCGCACGTATCCGCAGGCCCACGTCGCCTGGCTGGTCGAACCCGGCATCCACGAACTGCTCGCCGCCGACCCCTGCATCGACGAACTGATCCTGTGGCCCAAGGCCGAGTGGCGCGGGCTGTGGCGGGAGAAGCGCTACCTCGAGTTCTTCCGCCGCATCCGCGCCTTTCGCGCGCTGCTGCGCGCGAAGCGCTTCGACACCGCGATCGACATGCAGAGCCTGCTCAAGAGCGGCCTGCTGGCCTGGCTTTCCGGCGCGCCGCGGCGCATCGGCCTGGGCTCGCGCGAGGGCAGCCGGTGGCTGATGACCGAGGTGGTACCCAAGGGCGGCATCGAGCGCCGCATCAGCTCCGAATACCTCTACCTCGCGGAACGGCTCGGCCTCGACACCGGCGAATTCCTGCCGCGCCTGTGCGTGAGCGGCGAAACCGAGGCGAAGGTGGGGGCGCTGCTTGCCGCGCACGGGCTCGAACCCGGCCGCTACGCGGTGTTCGCCCCCTTCACCACACGGCCGCAGAAGCACTGGTTCGAGGATGCCTGGCAGGCGCTGGCGCCGCGGGTGCGCGACGAACTCGGGCTCACGCCGGTGATCCTCGGCGGCCCGGCCGACAGGGATGCCGCGCAGCGCATCGCCGCCGCCGCGCCCGGCGTGCTGTCGCTGGCCGGCGCCACGCGCCTTCCCGAAGCCGCCGGGCTGATCCGCCATGCCGGTCTGCTGGTCGGCGTGGATACCGGCCTCACCCACATGGGTACCGCGTTCGCCACGCCCACCGTGGCGCTGTTCGGTTCCACCCGCCCCTATCTGGACACCGGCCGCCCCAACGGCAAGGTGATCTGGCTCGGCCTGCCCTGCTCGCCCTGCCGCAGGCGCCCGACCTGCAACGGCGCCTTCACCTGCCTGCGCGACATCACGGCCGGGCGGGTGATGCAGGAAGCACGCGCCGTGCTGGCGGCAGAGCGCGCCGCATGA
- a CDS encoding glycosyltransferase family 4 protein, with translation MHPQSPQALVYVGRSRLHRNRANLIQALHVAEGFRNIGLPMRMYLPPAEGCDVRRVLEDFGVSPDLDIRPTQWLHTRFRLWPFFLRFRRELRAARSVFTPLPQVSGILAALGIPHVLEIHDAERDLIAKGMLDTVISAHRKGVLTRLLPVSRGAERLLLDSGADPARVTVAPNGVELGAYQALPAFDPARLAAPRLVYLGTLERKRGIEVFGAAAAAGLGQVTLIGNKAPGYTPPPGVVVLPFVPHHEVPGWYGRTDIVLLPYPKDIATADSMSPMKLFEALAAGRPIVASNLPVLRELLTHEENALLVDADDADAWLAAIRRLQADPRLAATLAGNARELASRFTWEKRAADIARACGWLPAA, from the coding sequence ATGCATCCCCAGTCCCCGCAAGCACTTGTCTATGTCGGCCGCAGCCGGCTGCATCGCAATCGTGCCAACTTGATCCAGGCGTTGCACGTGGCCGAAGGCTTCCGGAACATCGGCCTGCCGATGCGCATGTACCTGCCGCCGGCCGAGGGCTGCGACGTGCGCCGGGTGCTGGAAGACTTCGGTGTGAGCCCGGACCTCGACATCCGGCCGACGCAGTGGCTGCACACCCGATTCCGGCTGTGGCCCTTCTTCCTGCGCTTCCGGCGCGAGCTGCGCGCCGCGCGCTCGGTGTTTACGCCGCTGCCCCAGGTCAGCGGCATCCTGGCCGCGCTCGGCATTCCGCACGTGCTCGAGATCCACGACGCCGAACGCGATCTCATCGCCAAGGGCATGCTCGACACCGTGATCTCCGCGCACCGCAAGGGCGTGCTGACCCGCCTGCTGCCGGTAAGCAGGGGAGCGGAACGCTTGCTGCTCGATTCCGGCGCCGATCCCGCGCGCGTCACGGTGGCGCCGAACGGCGTCGAACTGGGCGCCTATCAGGCGCTCCCGGCCTTCGACCCGGCACGTCTCGCGGCGCCGCGACTGGTCTACCTGGGCACACTCGAGCGCAAGCGCGGCATCGAAGTATTCGGCGCCGCCGCCGCGGCCGGGCTCGGCCAGGTCACGCTGATCGGCAACAAGGCGCCGGGATACACGCCGCCGCCGGGCGTCGTGGTGCTGCCTTTCGTGCCCCATCACGAAGTGCCCGGCTGGTACGGCAGGACCGACATCGTGCTGCTGCCCTACCCGAAGGACATCGCAACCGCCGATTCGATGAGCCCGATGAAGCTGTTCGAGGCGCTCGCCGCCGGCCGCCCCATCGTCGCCAGCAACCTGCCGGTGCTCCGCGAACTGCTGACCCACGAGGAAAACGCGCTGCTCGTCGACGCGGACGACGCCGACGCCTGGCTGGCCGCGATACGCCGGCTGCAGGCCGACCCCCGGCTGGCCGCGACACTGGCCGGCAACGCACGCGAGCTGGCGTCCCGGTTCACGTGGGAAAAGCGCGCCGCGGACATTGCGCGGGCCTGCGGCTGGCTGCCGGCCGCTTGA
- a CDS encoding glycosyltransferase, with product MRLAIFMPSFGDGGVERMLVNLAGGLVRRGVEVDFLTRSREEPYLGQLDAGVRLIETGRSGVFGVQPSMLRYLRQARPDFVLCGKDRAGRAAVLARRLSGVPFRLVMRPGTTVSERLAGRSAFKRWRTYRQLRAIYGAADAVVGNSEGVVRDIAAVAHVSASRLHLIRNPVVTSALAVQAAEPLVHPWFAAGSPPVICGLGGLRTQKGFDTLLEAFARVRAIRPCRLLILGEGRLREALQQQAGRLGVADDFALPGFDPNPYRYLARAGLFVLASRWEGSPNALTEALALGVPVVAADCPSGPREILRGGEVAPLVPVDDVPALAAAIRHVLDEPGDASPRRAAVQEYTVETCAARYHALFQRLLGEEGVRA from the coding sequence ATGCGTCTTGCCATCTTCATGCCGTCCTTTGGCGATGGTGGCGTCGAGCGCATGCTGGTCAATCTCGCTGGTGGTCTCGTCCGGCGTGGCGTGGAGGTCGATTTCCTCACGCGTTCGCGCGAGGAACCCTACCTCGGCCAGCTCGACGCCGGCGTGCGTCTGATCGAGACGGGGCGATCGGGCGTGTTCGGCGTGCAGCCCTCCATGCTGCGCTACCTGCGGCAGGCCCGCCCCGACTTCGTCCTGTGCGGCAAGGACAGGGCCGGGCGTGCCGCCGTGCTGGCGAGGAGGCTGTCCGGCGTGCCGTTCAGGCTGGTCATGCGCCCCGGAACGACGGTGTCCGAACGCCTGGCCGGGCGCAGCGCCTTCAAGCGCTGGCGGACGTATCGGCAACTGCGCGCCATCTATGGCGCGGCCGATGCGGTGGTCGGCAATTCCGAAGGCGTGGTGCGCGACATCGCCGCCGTCGCGCATGTGAGCGCCTCGCGCCTGCACCTGATCCGCAACCCCGTCGTGACCTCCGCGCTCGCCGTCCAGGCGGCCGAACCGCTGGTGCATCCGTGGTTCGCCGCAGGCTCGCCGCCGGTGATCTGCGGCCTGGGCGGCCTGCGCACGCAAAAGGGTTTCGATACCTTGCTGGAGGCGTTCGCCCGCGTGCGCGCCATCCGCCCCTGCCGGCTGCTGATCCTCGGGGAGGGGCGCCTTCGCGAAGCCCTGCAGCAGCAGGCCGGGCGCCTGGGCGTCGCCGATGACTTCGCATTGCCCGGTTTCGACCCGAATCCCTACCGCTATCTGGCCCGGGCCGGCCTTTTCGTGCTCGCTTCGCGCTGGGAGGGGTCTCCGAACGCCCTGACCGAGGCGCTGGCGCTCGGCGTGCCGGTCGTCGCTGCCGACTGCCCCAGCGGCCCGCGCGAGATCCTGCGCGGAGGCGAGGTGGCGCCGCTGGTGCCGGTGGACGACGTGCCGGCGCTGGCCGCCGCCATCCGGCACGTGCTCGACGAGCCCGGCGATGCGTCGCCGCGCCGCGCCGCGGTGCAGGAATACACCGTCGAAACCTGCGCCGCGCGCTACCACGCCCTGTTCCAGCGCCTGCTCGGCGAAGAGGGCGTTCGCGCGTGA
- a CDS encoding glycosyltransferase: protein MSTDLAVFAATSGHSGVDRVLGNLVPAIARLGLRVDVLGVEGHGPTFDTLPDGVRHLPLGARHVNPAIPALVRYLRRERPEALLCDKDRVNRAALFARLLARVPTRVGVRLGTTVSVNLASRGAFERFVQRASMRWIYPLADAVLVPSAGAADDLAAYAGLPRERIHVVPSPIVTGRMRARAQEALDHPWFAAGQPPVVLGVGELSERKDFATLLRAFAKLRAGLDCRLLILGEGRRRGELERLAAELGVAQDVALPGFCTNPYPYMAHAAVFALASRWEGMPVVLIEALALGTPSVACDCPSGPREVLDGGRHGPLVPVGDADALALALRRQLDVPTPAERSRAAVQGYTDEGSARAYLAALGFREFP, encoded by the coding sequence GTGAGCACCGATCTGGCCGTGTTCGCGGCCACTTCCGGCCACAGCGGCGTCGATCGCGTGCTGGGCAACCTCGTGCCGGCGATCGCGCGGCTCGGGCTGCGGGTCGACGTGCTCGGCGTGGAAGGGCACGGGCCGACGTTCGACACGCTGCCCGACGGGGTGCGGCATCTGCCGCTCGGCGCGCGCCACGTGAATCCGGCGATTCCGGCGCTGGTCCGCTACCTGCGCCGCGAACGCCCCGAGGCCCTGCTGTGCGACAAGGACCGGGTCAACCGCGCGGCGCTGTTCGCCCGCCTGCTGGCGCGGGTGCCGACCCGCGTCGGCGTGCGGCTGGGCACCACGGTGTCGGTCAACCTCGCCAGCCGCGGCGCCTTCGAGCGCTTCGTGCAGCGGGCGTCGATGCGCTGGATCTACCCGCTGGCGGACGCGGTGCTGGTGCCGTCCGCCGGCGCGGCCGACGACCTCGCCGCCTATGCCGGCCTGCCGCGCGAGCGCATCCACGTGGTGCCCAGCCCCATCGTCACCGGCCGGATGCGCGCCAGGGCGCAGGAGGCGCTGGATCATCCCTGGTTCGCCGCCGGCCAGCCGCCGGTGGTGCTCGGCGTCGGCGAACTGTCGGAACGCAAGGACTTCGCCACGCTGCTGCGCGCGTTCGCGAAACTGCGCGCCGGCCTGGACTGCCGGCTGCTGATCCTCGGCGAAGGCCGGCGCCGCGGCGAACTCGAGCGCCTCGCGGCCGAACTGGGCGTGGCGCAGGACGTCGCGCTGCCCGGTTTCTGCACCAATCCCTATCCCTACATGGCGCACGCCGCGGTGTTCGCGCTCGCCTCGCGCTGGGAGGGCATGCCGGTGGTGCTGATCGAGGCGCTGGCGCTGGGCACGCCCAGCGTCGCCTGCGACTGCCCGAGCGGCCCGCGCGAGGTGCTGGACGGCGGGCGCCACGGCCCGCTGGTGCCGGTGGGCGACGCCGATGCGCTGGCACTCGCGCTGCGCCGCCAACTCGACGTGCCGACGCCGGCGGAACGATCGCGCGCCGCGGTGCAGGGCTACACCGACGAAGGCAGCGCCCGCGCCTATCTCGCTGCGCTCGGCTTCCGGGAGTTCCCGTGA
- a CDS encoding glycosyltransferase: protein MNTPPRLAVLISFSGEGGVERMVLNLVEGFAARGVAVDLLAIRADSAHLGALPAGVTLIDLGVRHSGMAIWPLARYLRRVRPDALLAAKDRAIRAAVLARWLAGSRVRIVGRLGTNLSAALEGRSNFARWLRVAPMRLIYAPVERVVCVSEGVLEDTARLTGLPRARLQVIRNPVVTPRLGELAAWPVDHPWFADHALPIVLGAGRLTEQKDFPTLVRAFAKLRRQRPARLVILGEGRHRARLEALAAELGVAGDVALPGFTPNPYAWMARADLFVLSSAWEGSPNVLTEALALGTPSVATDCPSGPREVLDGGRYGPLVPVGDAEALGDAMLRTLAAPLPADDLKRAVAAYHRDASVQGYLAALELNGAD from the coding sequence GTGAATACGCCGCCGCGGCTCGCGGTGCTGATCTCCTTCTCCGGCGAAGGCGGGGTGGAGCGCATGGTGCTCAACCTCGTCGAAGGCTTCGCGGCGCGCGGCGTGGCGGTGGACCTGCTGGCGATCCGCGCCGACAGCGCCCATCTCGGCGCCCTGCCGGCGGGCGTGACGCTGATCGACCTCGGCGTGCGCCACAGCGGCATGGCGATATGGCCGCTGGCACGCTACCTGCGCCGGGTGCGGCCCGATGCGCTGCTCGCGGCCAAGGACCGCGCCATCCGCGCCGCGGTGCTGGCGCGCTGGCTGGCCGGCAGTCGGGTACGCATCGTCGGGCGGCTGGGCACCAACCTGTCGGCGGCGCTGGAGGGGCGCTCGAACTTCGCGCGCTGGCTGCGGGTGGCGCCGATGCGGCTGATCTATGCGCCGGTGGAGCGCGTGGTGTGCGTGTCCGAAGGCGTGCTGGAAGATACCGCCCGGCTCACCGGCCTGCCGCGCGCGCGGCTGCAGGTGATCCGCAACCCGGTGGTGACGCCGCGGCTGGGCGAACTCGCCGCCTGGCCGGTCGATCATCCGTGGTTTGCCGATCATGCGCTGCCCATCGTCCTCGGCGCCGGCCGCCTCACCGAGCAGAAGGACTTCCCCACCCTGGTGCGCGCCTTCGCGAAGCTGCGCCGGCAGCGGCCGGCGCGGCTGGTGATCCTCGGCGAGGGCCGCCATCGCGCGCGCCTCGAGGCCCTCGCGGCGGAACTCGGGGTGGCCGGCGACGTGGCGCTGCCGGGTTTCACGCCCAATCCCTATGCCTGGATGGCACGGGCCGACCTGTTCGTGCTCAGTTCGGCGTGGGAAGGTTCGCCCAACGTGCTGACCGAGGCCCTGGCGCTGGGCACCCCCAGCGTGGCGACCGATTGCCCGAGCGGCCCGCGCGAAGTGCTGGACGGCGGGCGCTACGGGCCGCTGGTGCCGGTGGGCGACGCCGAGGCGCTGGGCGATGCGATGCTGCGCACGCTGGCTGCGCCGCTGCCGGCCGACGACCTGAAGCGTGCCGTGGCCGCCTACCACCGCGATGCGTCCGTCCAGGGCTATCTCGCTGCGCTTGAGCTTAACGGAGCCGACTGA
- a CDS encoding sulfotransferase family 2 domain-containing protein gives MLLSLKYNFLFVHIAKTGGTSVRDSLRPLRLRDPWYPVQFLCSRLSALSGHRLGIKFPRHSKIIAAREMLPAETFDKLFKFVFVRNPWDLQVSSFHHIRRERPHLMSHIDTFDEFIRWKLDPGRPYQFHVDTSIELQSDYVIDLHGKVLVDFMGRYENLAEDFDEACRRIGITPPTLLHKRQATDRKKDYRSYYTDELAEMVAKHFEPDIRIFGYRFDQP, from the coding sequence ATGCTGCTGTCCCTGAAATACAACTTCCTCTTCGTCCACATCGCCAAGACCGGCGGCACTTCGGTGCGCGATTCGCTGCGCCCGCTGCGCCTGCGCGACCCCTGGTATCCGGTGCAGTTCCTGTGTTCGCGGCTGTCGGCGCTGTCCGGCCACCGGCTGGGCATCAAGTTTCCGCGCCACTCGAAGATCATCGCCGCCAGGGAGATGCTGCCGGCCGAGACCTTCGACAAGCTGTTCAAGTTCGTCTTCGTGCGCAACCCGTGGGACCTGCAGGTCAGCTCCTTCCACCACATCCGGCGCGAGCGGCCGCACCTGATGAGCCACATCGACACCTTCGACGAGTTCATCCGCTGGAAGCTCGATCCCGGGCGGCCCTACCAGTTCCACGTCGACACCAGCATCGAACTGCAGAGCGACTACGTGATCGACCTGCACGGCAAGGTGCTGGTGGATTTCATGGGCCGCTACGAAAACCTGGCCGAAGACTTCGACGAAGCCTGCCGCCGCATCGGCATCACCCCGCCCACGCTGCTGCACAAGCGCCAGGCCACCGACCGCAAGAAGGACTACCGCAGCTACTACACCGACGAACTGGCGGAGATGGTGGCAAAGCACTTCGAGCCGGACATCCGGATCTTCGGCTATCGGTTCGACCAGCCCTGA
- a CDS encoding polysaccharide pyruvyl transferase family protein — protein MLNVFGNLRAALSGDLVVRYSRSEETKSNWGDALNAYLLPKLSGRGVVHFRSVANIGFPRVYSAIGSVLDGSSTRNLHVWGSGFKAATSRMRTLPARVYAVRGPRTREKLESFGVKVPAVYGDPALLVDRFIPPASGKRYRLGLIPHYVDRLAPVVQRLASDEVLVIDVNAGIEAFVRQLTSCEAIASSSLHGLIAADCYRVPSVWLKISDQVVGGDFKFGDYFAGVGIDKTALLLDEATRVDTLCSRAEYQELRFEAGRLLDACPFPGAGLSG, from the coding sequence GTGCTGAACGTGTTCGGGAATTTGCGCGCCGCGTTGTCGGGTGATCTGGTCGTTCGCTATTCGCGATCGGAAGAAACGAAATCCAACTGGGGCGATGCACTGAACGCCTACTTGCTGCCGAAATTGTCGGGGCGCGGCGTCGTTCATTTCCGCAGCGTCGCCAACATCGGCTTCCCGCGCGTCTATAGCGCGATCGGCAGCGTCCTCGACGGCAGCTCGACGCGCAACCTTCATGTGTGGGGCTCGGGTTTCAAGGCTGCCACGTCCCGGATGCGTACCTTGCCGGCACGGGTGTACGCGGTCCGCGGGCCGCGGACGCGGGAGAAGCTGGAGTCCTTCGGTGTCAAGGTCCCGGCGGTCTATGGCGATCCGGCGCTCCTGGTGGACCGCTTCATCCCGCCTGCTTCGGGCAAGCGCTATCGGCTCGGCCTCATTCCCCATTACGTGGACAGGCTCGCGCCGGTGGTGCAAAGGCTGGCGTCGGATGAAGTGCTCGTCATCGACGTGAATGCGGGGATCGAGGCGTTCGTCCGCCAGCTCACCTCGTGCGAGGCGATCGCTTCCAGCTCCCTGCACGGCCTGATCGCGGCCGACTGCTACCGGGTCCCGTCCGTCTGGCTGAAGATTTCGGACCAGGTCGTGGGCGGCGACTTCAAGTTCGGCGACTACTTCGCGGGCGTGGGGATCGACAAGACCGCGCTGCTGCTCGATGAGGCGACCCGCGTCGACACGCTCTGCTCCCGCGCCGAATATCAGGAGTTGCGATTCGAGGCCGGACGCCTGCTCGATGCCTGCCCTTTTCCAGGCGCCGGCCTTTCCGGCTGA